One window from the genome of Oceanispirochaeta sp. M1 encodes:
- a CDS encoding Rpn family recombination-promoting nuclease/putative transposase, producing MKHMATWIKATSDIMIRVLLGQEENILVLKDFINSVLEDRGFPPVVNLIIKNPVNMRDVFNGKETFLDVKAKDETGRTFDIEIQSSGGHAFVNRSLYYWAKLYNSQIEEGHKFKKLNPVICINILNFELFKDNEERNIHSCFMIQDLDNPDNILSDHLQIHFLELPRMIIDRDHVPSMRLQKWMWYLKEEGNLEENDMNIILKDDPVFEKAHNTFRKFTADEMLREKYEARMKWESDRASAIGDAWDDGIEQGREQGRTEEKKILSREYADKLKKSGVAMDIIISVTGLSKEEIKSI from the coding sequence ATGAAACATATGGCAACCTGGATTAAAGCGACATCAGACATCATGATTCGTGTCCTGCTCGGACAGGAAGAAAATATCCTGGTACTGAAGGATTTTATCAATTCGGTACTGGAGGACAGAGGATTTCCACCCGTAGTCAACCTTATTATTAAAAATCCTGTGAATATGAGGGATGTTTTCAACGGCAAAGAGACTTTTCTTGATGTCAAAGCTAAAGATGAGACCGGCCGGACTTTTGATATAGAAATTCAGAGTTCAGGGGGACATGCTTTTGTCAATCGCAGCCTTTATTACTGGGCAAAACTCTATAATTCACAGATAGAGGAAGGTCATAAGTTTAAAAAACTGAATCCGGTTATATGCATTAACATTTTAAATTTTGAACTGTTCAAGGATAATGAAGAGCGTAATATTCACAGCTGTTTTATGATTCAGGATCTGGATAATCCCGACAATATACTTAGTGATCATTTACAGATTCACTTTCTGGAACTACCCCGTATGATAATCGACCGTGACCATGTACCCTCAATGCGGCTTCAAAAATGGATGTGGTATTTAAAAGAAGAGGGAAACTTGGAGGAGAACGATATGAATATAATTTTAAAAGATGATCCTGTCTTTGAAAAGGCACATAATACATTTCGGAAATTTACCGCCGATGAAATGCTCAGAGAGAAATATGAAGCCCGCATGAAGTGGGAGAGTGACAGGGCATCAGCAATTGGTGATGCCTGGGATGATGGAATAGAGCAGGGTAGAGAGCAGGGTCGTACTGAAGAGAAAAAAATTTTGAGTAGAGAGTATGCAGATAAACTGAAAAAATCAGGAGTGGCCATGGATATTATTATATCCGTGACAGGACTCTCAAAAGAAGAAATTAAATCCATATAG
- a CDS encoding SEC-C metal-binding domain-containing protein: protein MENTQNTPDIAKGEPFVFRLERSKYKDNLYVCVPGNVCDNPSCSCQDLGMAIYNYPGEGEPLSSPPVYTFVIDLASRSIQTGYQSNPESLDFAGSFLDHSATDHWDLYNQAFIYLKEEAIRQKKVLKGTSESVAGQIIDLSQGKTGRNDPCPCGSGKKYKNCCG from the coding sequence ATGGAAAATACACAAAACACCCCGGACATTGCCAAAGGAGAACCCTTTGTCTTTCGCCTGGAGCGCTCTAAATATAAGGACAATCTCTATGTCTGTGTACCGGGCAATGTATGCGATAATCCCAGCTGCAGTTGTCAGGATCTGGGCATGGCCATATATAATTATCCCGGAGAAGGGGAGCCTCTTTCATCGCCCCCGGTCTATACCTTTGTAATTGATCTGGCCTCCCGCAGTATTCAGACAGGTTATCAAAGCAATCCCGAAAGCCTGGACTTTGCAGGCTCCTTTCTTGACCACAGCGCAACAGATCATTGGGATCTCTACAATCAGGCCTTTATTTACCTGAAAGAGGAAGCCATACGGCAGAAAAAAGTCCTCAAAGGGACAAGTGAATCGGTGGCCGGTCAGATAATTGACCTGTCCCAAGGTAAAACAGGCCGGAATGACCCCTGTCCCTGTGGGAGTGGGAAGAAATATAAGAACTGCTGCGGCTGA